From the Betaproteobacteria bacterium genome, one window contains:
- the modB gene encoding molybdate ABC transporter permease subunit — protein MLSQALTPLLLTLKVAGFATVAALVVGVAFGYVLARHRFRWREFLDAIFTLPMVMPPTVLGYYLIVLVGRNGWLGHWLWEHFGITLMFTWQGAVFAAAIVAFPLVFKGARAAFEAVDPQTENAARTLGVSSSGVFFRVTLPLAWRGVLAGAMLAFARAMGEFGATLMVAGNIPGRTQTLSLAVYDAVQAGQDDLANFLVLLTSVVCVAILVGAGRLLNPRY, from the coding sequence ATGCTCAGCCAGGCGCTCACGCCGCTCCTCCTTACCTTGAAAGTCGCGGGTTTTGCCACCGTCGCCGCCCTGGTGGTGGGGGTGGCGTTCGGTTACGTACTCGCGCGCCACCGCTTTCGCTGGCGCGAGTTCCTGGACGCCATTTTCACCCTGCCAATGGTCATGCCGCCAACCGTGCTGGGCTACTACCTGATCGTGTTGGTTGGGCGCAACGGCTGGCTGGGCCACTGGCTCTGGGAGCACTTCGGCATCACGCTGATGTTTACTTGGCAGGGCGCGGTCTTCGCGGCCGCCATCGTGGCGTTTCCGCTGGTGTTCAAGGGCGCGCGCGCCGCCTTCGAAGCGGTGGATCCGCAGACGGAGAACGCCGCGCGCACGCTTGGCGTGTCGAGCTCAGGTGTATTCTTTCGTGTCACTTTGCCGTTGGCGTGGCGCGGAGTGCTGGCCGGCGCCATGCTGGCATTCGCGCGCGCCATGGGAGAATTTGGCGCCACCTTGATGGTGGCGGGTAATATTCCTGGGCGCACGCAGACGCTATCCCTCGCGGTATACGACGCCGTGCAGGCGGGGCAAGACGACCTCGCCAATTTCCTCGTGCTGCTGACTTCGGTGGTGTGCGTGGCCATCCTCGTGGGCGCGGGGCGCTTGCTCAACCCAAGGTACTGA
- a CDS encoding ATP-binding cassette domain-containing protein: MRIRVDIRKTLRAHHSEFQLAAAFDVQDERFVIFGPSGSGKTITMQCITGLMRPDEGVIEINGTVMFDSAAGIDIPASRRKIGYVFQDYALFPHLDVQRNVGFGLRGGVRNALDRDQQAAVAAQLEVFEISHLARSFPRQLSGGQRQRVALARALMIHPQLLLLDEPLSALDPLLRDRVRKELLGIRLRFGVPMMVITHDPLDVGVLAEQVVMFDQGKVIRVVRVDPMDVTSFAAQLDS, encoded by the coding sequence ATGCGAATTCGCGTGGATATTCGAAAAACCTTGCGCGCGCATCACAGCGAATTCCAACTCGCCGCTGCCTTCGATGTGCAAGACGAGCGGTTCGTGATCTTCGGCCCTTCTGGTTCGGGTAAAACCATCACCATGCAATGTATCACTGGCTTGATGCGGCCAGACGAAGGCGTGATCGAAATCAACGGAACCGTGATGTTCGATTCCGCCGCCGGAATCGATATTCCCGCCTCGCGGCGCAAGATAGGTTATGTTTTCCAGGACTATGCCCTGTTCCCGCACCTCGACGTGCAGCGCAACGTAGGCTTCGGGTTGCGCGGTGGGGTGCGCAATGCCTTGGATCGCGACCAACAGGCCGCGGTGGCGGCGCAACTGGAGGTCTTCGAAATATCGCATCTCGCGCGCAGCTTTCCACGCCAGCTATCGGGCGGGCAACGCCAGCGCGTGGCGCTCGCGCGCGCCCTCATGATTCATCCCCAGTTGCTCTTGCTGGATGAGCCGCTCTCGGCGCTCGATCCCTTGCTGCGGGATCGCGTGCGCAAGGAATTGCTCGGCATACGCCTGCGCTTCGGAGTACCGATGATGGTCATCACGCACGATCCCTTGGATGTCGGAGTGCTTGCGGAGCAAGTGGTGATGTTCGATCAGGGTAAGGTCATCCGTGTCGTGCGCGTAGACCCCATGGATGTTACGAGTTTCGCTGCCCAGTTAGACAGCTAG